The Plasmodium falciparum 3D7 genome assembly, chromosome: 5 DNA window GTCGTTGTGGagatttctttatttttaatgagAATTTGTGTTATgaatattatgttatttatgtCTGCCAAAGTTGTTCATcatcaatatatttaatccCATAATGAAtaagagaaaaataatataaatataaattgatgtaaattaaaataaataaatatatataattaattataattttataatattataaaacaattgatctttcttttttatttttctttccttcttttttatatcttttattaattatccATCCGATAATATacgtttatttttattttatattattcgtatccttattttgatattttatatatagtcttatttaataaattacatatattttctatttattattgttttttaatttatacaaATTGTCTATATATgtaagtataaatataaataaataaataaatatatatatatatatatttttattttaaatctaattaacaataaataaaaaaaaataataaaaataagcaaattaaaaaatcatatttaaaaaaaaaaaaaaaaacttaaatatttttattttttgtcttttttaaatatcgAATTATTAACTTAAAAATTTGTAtccatatttaaattttgtgAAATTTCTGTGGACGCCTTGGTTACAATTGTATGTGTTTCGTAcctaaataaaaaaaaaaaaaaaaaaatatatatacaatatgtgAGTAAACGATTAATAAAATGTGAGAAggttaacaaaatataattcatctacacatgtttatataataacaaaaaagtaatatatccttcaaaaatatacatacatatatatatatatatatattttttttttatgctaACATTCTGTCCATGCATTTTGCTAAACAAATTTGCTCATTTTTTCCCATTTGTTCAGAAAACTTCTGACCAAAGCATTTATCAAAACATGTCTTTCTCACTTgctataaaaaacaaaagaaaggaaataatttaaacatatgtattatgtttttaattaattcaaataaaacatatatatatatatacatacatacatatatatatatttaatatattttttttattttgttcatatatttatacattgtTTAAAATCTGATAAATCATCATTCCTAAAGCATTTTGAGCATCTTCCATGTTTCGTTGATTATCCATAATTCCTCTTTAAAGAATGtatactatttttatttttatatttatttttttaacttaGAATTATTaactaaaaattaatatattcttcattatacatatataaatgtatataaatgtatataaatatatataaatataaatatatatgtatatatatttaatatacgATTTTCGTGTTTTGGTGAAACCCAAGgctaatattatataacaacaaaacccctaattttttataaggttaaatataataaaacgtACTAATTAAAAACATTAACAAGAATTAAAATAAAGTACAAAAGTAACAACTTTTTTGTTatacaattaatatatatatatatgtttatttattattttttaaaaagctaaaaaaaaaaaaaaaaaaaaaaaaaaaaaaaatggtaataatatttaattattcttaaaatgtaaatttataattatggaactttcaatattttatgataatacaattgtatatatatatatatatattttttttttatgaattcatcttaatttaaaatatacttattaaacaaaatattattgaattgaaaaaaattattaaggtatattaatcaaaaaatatgtaattaGGCCAGGgaatttatcaaaaaaaaagaaaaataataatatagtgTATACTATGTAtggatatacatatatattaaatatatatatatatatatatatatatatatatatatatatataatatatataatatatatatattttatataaatatattttttttatcttaaatattttatttttcctctttattattatttttttttctttttttttttcatttgtttattataaaaaataatataatattgtttaaATCCGAATAAAGTGTAAAACAAATGagaattcatataaaaaaggctacttatattttaaggtatcataatatataataatacattgtgaaaaaattcttttttgtttttgttatttgtttttttttttttttttttcattaatacaAGTACAAAATGATGTTGACATATCTATAAAGATTTTATTACagtttgtttgtttatttgtttttttttttttttttttttttttttttgtgtgcgtgtgtatttgtttttttttttttttctaaatgataataataagaatataagattcatttatatgttctCCTTCcttcaaacaaaaaaaaaaaaaagaaaaagaaaaagaaaaaaaaaagaataatgcaaatcacaaataaaatatataaattaataaaatatgtatatatattatatataattattcactCCAACTTTATATTTCCAAAAGTCATATTGACTCaggtaaaaagaaaagaactGTTACCATATCTTTTTATGatcatgtatataatataatgttttaataaattacatttattttaaattgtcTCTAAggaaaacataaatatatgtacacatgtatataaatcatatgtatatatatatatatatatatatatatgtatttttttttttttttttttttttctctttacgatagattaataaaaataaaacgaataatatattaaaatatccgaattatttttatggtaATAAATTGAAAACCTTTAAAAAGAAGACAATAGACATTTTTGTCCATGtatacattatttaattttatgcaGTTACCATAATTATACataacattttaattttatatgtgtTATCCTTTTTACTTATTAAtttctatttctttttccttatagtaatatctttatatagaaaaaatgtaaggtttaagaataataatgttcTTAACAAGTCAGTTACCAAATTTGCTCtcaatacaaaaaaaaggcACAAAGAAGCTTTAGCGGTAAAATAAACAAGCAAATGAATGAGTATACgtaaatatgtatacatatatatatatatatatatattatatatatatattttttttttatgtagataagaaaatatagGATGACAGGACCCTCATCCATTAAAAAACATTATGGATTTGGAGCACATAAGAGAATTAACAAAGTCACCATGTTACCAcacaaagaaataaaattaccAATAAgaaggtaaaaaaaataaaatgatatatggCATATTAGTTTAATTATTTCTCATGTAATATCATCAAATGGTTTCATacacacacacaaaaaaaaaaaaaaaaaaaatatatatatatatatgtacatatatacatatatataataatatttatgtatttattaggTGCGCTATATTGGGAAAGATGGATAACTGGAATGCTCGGAAAATTTCAAAGTCAGGTGTACGAACTCACCGAATTCAAAGACTCAATTTAATAaacaaaagaatattttttgaagaagaaaatcgttttataaaaatgaaggtAAGCGCCAAAGGATTAAAAACAATCAAGAAGTATGGATTAGCATACTGTATTAAGAAATTTAATTTAGAttttagtaaaaaaaaatacgatGCAGGATATTCATCAAGAaggagaaagaaaaaaacacaaGAATTAAATCAAACTAATAGTGAACGTACAAATGTGACTAACGAAAATACTCAGCAAAGTGTTGAAGAAGTTGATAAAATTATGGACAAACTGAATTtggatgataaaaaaatacataaagatttataaatataaaaagataaatacataaaaaaaaaaaaaaaaaatatatattatatatatatatatatatatatatatatatatatatatatgccaTGTTCCCATTATATACATCTTCCCTAtaattgttattttatttttacaatttttttaataaacttTAAAAATacgaatatatttaaaacattcacattttatttttttttaacaaaaattttaaaattattcataatattaaatgaagacatatatataataatagtataagacaaattaaaaaaataaaaataaaaaaaagaagctaaaaaaaaaaaataattttgttaaaataattaaaaatatatggtataattgtacaaaaaaaaaaaaaaaagaaaaaagaaataataacataaaattataatattattatgttgtaATAAACATGTGCAAATATTCTCAcacataaacataaacataaacatatatatatatatatatatatatatatatataatcattctTTTAAGggtctaattttttttttttttttttttttttttattcacaAGCCTTTCACTTGAACTCATGTGCTAGCTTGATAGGGTCATACCAAACATCAAGACCTTTTCGCAAAGCATCACACAAATAAACCCTAACAttcatattaaattttatctttatatcgCTTATTAGTTTTTTAATTCGTTCATTTTGAAAAGATGAAGAAATTTCATGGGTTTGAGTTTTCTTGTTGGATAAAGCAAATAAAGAAGACCCACTTCCACTCATGGATACAACATCAAACATATTTTGACTTcttaaatattcttttaaatcTTGTaactttttaattaaataaaatgctGAGTGCTCTAAATCATTAACAAATACATTTTGTAAATTATCTCTGTTATCTAACGAAATAAAAGTGTTggcaaattttttttctttttcttcaatttgtttaattatatcatcatttgaTGTATTAAttaaacattttaataaattcactggattatattgtattattcGCTTATAatctacatttttatatactaaTTTTGATGATAAACCTTCatcaattttaaataaatatatatctttgtCTTTTATATTTGCTTCGATGTTTTTTAAATCTGTTACATTATTACCTTTATCCGTACAATAAGCAAATCCAGAACTActaaaaaaggatatatcGCTTCCTATAGTTTTTAAAAACTCATTtgcttttatattatcacctttaaaatatttataaaaaatattttctaagaaataaaaaacagTAGCACCATTAGATGAGCCACCACCAACACCACTAAATATAggtattcttttatttacatGTATTAGAAATCTTATATCGTCACTTATATTAAATTCTTCTCTATATCTTTTTAAAaccttaataataatattatcattatttatagggtaatcattatattcatatggtAATTTTTCATGTTcttgaattattatatcttctTTCATATGTTTAAATAAATCTTTATCACTCTTATTAATAACATCTATTTTACAATCTTCTTTTAATGTTTCCTTATCTCTATTTTTATCTTCCATTCTTACTATTGTCAAAAAATCTCCAGATTCACATGGATGTAAAAAATGCcttaatttattttgatcttcttttttcaaagctcttataaaaatatcatcACCCAAATTTAATGAATGCATTAAGGTTGATACTTCAttatatgtttcttttttttccttcaatcttaaaaataaattaatttttgcAGGAGAGAAATATTTTGAATCGTACCAATTATTACGATTATCTAATAcatctaataataatttctcTATTTCTTTATTAGTATTTACAACATTATTCTTTTCAACATTAGCCTCATTATTTAAACGTACATATCCACAtgctttcttttttttaacattatatatattttcacctcctttattattaataatataaaatttgttattatttggtCTACAgtttttacatattataaaaaaagatcgcttttttaaattattatttttccttttccttttacatttataatcattccttattatatatcctttttctttctttaaaTTATGCTTAGTTATTACAtggagaaaaaataaatgcgtacaaaaaaaataaaataaaacacattTTAGGTTTAAGAACtgattcataatatataagaaacaaaaaaaaataaaaatatatatatatatatatatatattataacctTATGAACACACCctcaaaaataaaacaaaacaattcaacaaaaaaaaaaaaaagaaagaacaataataaataaataaataaataaatatatatatatatatatatatatatatttatttatttaatattcatacattgatttaatttaatttaatttaatttaatttaatttaatataatatatatttagttaTTTCGTTACATTTTGAACAACCTTactaaaaaaatgtataagaacattttattacataaccttatgtataattttaaaaataggaactatttatgttatatgtatacatatatataatatatatatatgtatatatatttatattacctACAATTATAAATAAGTTGAAAAGCttttatttacaaaaaaagattttatattatttaccttactgttttaaataatttatatagaaaaaatttGTTGGCTTTCTCcaacaatattaataatagagAGAAcgaaattttatatatgagaTTTCGAAAAAtgtgataaaatataaatcatatgtttatatgaCCCTTCTTAATGAATAAGCTTtacacattaaaaaaaaaaatatattatatatatatatatatatatatatatatatatatatatatttaaagaatattatgtttgatattttttattactatatatatataaatatgagattattatataaataaatcttAAAAGATTATCatcttaaatattatatatatattcataaatatttatatatttttatattcccataatatttattattattatatatatatatatttattattgcatataataattatttcatcctttaatataatttttttttttttttttttttcttattatttcaCATTGtgtgtcttttttttttttttttttttttttttttaaacattattaaaaatatatatttttgtttttttttcatttaaaaatttaacataatatatttataaaaaagagaaaaaaaaaaaaaaaaaaaagcagagagaatataattatatatatatatatatatatatattgatttgtttattataaaaggtattatatatatttttataatcaatttcaagattttataatttataaaaagttaaaacatatttgtgatatttcatttttacttaattatatatacaaaaaaaaagaaaaaaaaaaaaaatgtgggTATATTTTCTATCTCTCATTttccatataatataaattgttaaagtttcttcttttaataaaactcaaagaaaaaaaagaaaagaaagaaacaaatacgtttattatataaataataaatacctATATGCTTAtgattaaattatattttatgttatgaGTATGTTGTTtcgataaaaataaataaataaatatatatatatatatatatatatatatatatatatatatattatacacatatatgtatacacaatatattttatgtgtgtagtttttttttttttttttttttttttaagtgtagcaaaaaaaataacatttcAGCCCCACAAATACAGAGACttgtaaaaattattattcagGCGTATaataaactatatatatatatatatatatatatatatatatatatatatatattgagattcattaaaaaaaaaaaataaaaataattattgtttattttattttatttttttatattatcattcgCCATATATTTACAATCTCAGGTGTGTGATTAATTAACACAATGAAGGTTAAGAATACCTCCTGCATACgcttaaataaaaataatgtggACGAAAAAAAGAGTGATAACAAAGGAAAGGATATAATCGAAAaggatgaaaaattaaaagagaaAATGTGCAAATTAGATTATACAAAAGAAGATATATACACAAATGAAGAGAGagaagatgaaaaagaaaagaaccTTAAAATAAAcgataaaacaaaaaagaaagacacaaacttaataaaaattaacaagaaagattatgattataataagaaCACAGATGTTCCAAGTGCTGAATCTAAAAATGATCAAGATATAAACAAAGATCATACAATAAACGgaggaaatataaatatacttaATGTACcatatattgataataaaacGATCGaaagtaatataaaaaaaatagaaagtTCAGTCAccaaattaaatgaaatcGAAGAAAGTATTATgaaagatataaaagaatgTGATACGTTTATAGAATTTTATGATAAATCAAAAACTCTTTTAGACTCTAAAGATTTTAATAGTGATGTAGGAAGAGAAGATGAAATTGATCAAATTAGAAAAATTTTAATGAGGTGTTCTAATAAATTACAAGGAGAGGGAATATTCTTAACAGGTCCAAGTGGACAAGGTAAAACATATAGtatattctatataataaatgaaatacaaatagaaaaagaaaacaaaaaaacaaaaaaccaaaacaaaaataataataataataataataataataaaaagaatgatataaataaaaacattaagaataataacaaaagaaataacaacattaacaataaaaatgaaacacAAACGGTTAAGGTTACggatatatatgaacatatcGATTCTTCATACTTTTATGTATCCTGTTCAAATTGTGAAAGACCATACGACATTTTCGTAGACATATTACaacaaattatgaaaaaagacaaaaaagatattttaagtaatataaaagaaaaataccaTTTGAATGGTCTGGAAGAAGTTAAAAaatcatttattaattatacatgcaaattaaataatttaaaaattgttATTGTGGATGAATTAGATTTTATTGCTACTAGAAATGTTCGATTagaattaaaaacaaaaacacaAAATAGAAATCAAAATGAAGATGTAGTAAAAGCTTTATTCGAATGTGTTCAACATTCTAAAAGTAAAATTATCCTAATAGGTATTGCCAATAGTTTAGATTTAATAAAAGattataatcatatga harbors:
- a CDS encoding Tim10/DDP family zinc finger protein, putative, yielding MDNQRNMEDAQNALGMMIYQILNNQVRKTCFDKCFGQKFSEQMGKNEQICLAKCMDRMYETHTIVTKASTEISQNLNMDTNF
- a CDS encoding 50S ribosomal protein L28, apicoplast, putative produces the protein MQITNKIYKLIKYVYILYIIIHSNFIFPKVILTQINKNKTNNILKYPNYFYVISLYRKNVRFKNNNVLNKSVTKFALNTKKRHKEALAIRKYRMTGPSSIKKHYGFGAHKRINKVTMLPHKEIKLPIRRCAILGKMDNWNARKISKSGVRTHRIQRLNLINKRIFFEEENRFIKMKVSAKGLKTIKKYGLAYCIKKFNLDFSKKKYDAGYSSRRRKKKTQELNQTNSERTNVTNENTQQSVEEVDKIMDKLNLDDKKIHKDL
- a CDS encoding 4-diphosphocytidyl-2-C-methyl-D-erythritol kinase, putative gives rise to the protein MNQFLNLKCVLFYFFCTHLFFLHVITKHNLKKEKGYIIRNDYKCKRKRKNNNLKKRSFFIICKNCRPNNNKFYIINNKGGENIYNVKKKKACGYVRLNNEANVEKNNVVNTNKEIEKLLLDVLDNRNNWYDSKYFSPAKINLFLRLKEKKETYNEVSTLMHSLNLGDDIFIRALKKEDQNKLRHFLHPCESGDFLTIVRMEDKNRDKETLKEDCKIDVINKSDKDLFKHMKEDIIIQEHEKLPYEYNDYPINNDNIIIKVLKRYREEFNISDDIRFLIHVNKRIPIFSGVGGGSSNGATVFYFLENIFYKYFKGDNIKANEFLKTIGSDISFFSSSGFAYCTDKGNNVTDLKNIEANIKDKDIYLFKIDEGLSSKLVYKNVDYKRIIQYNPVNLLKCLINTSNDDIIKQIEEKEKKFANTFISLDNRDNLQNVFVNDLEHSAFYLIKKLQDLKEYLRSQNMFDVVSMSGSGSSLFALSNKKTQTHEISSSFQNERIKKLISDIKIKFNMNVRVYLCDALRKGLDVWYDPIKLAHEFK